One Jeotgalibaca porci genomic region harbors:
- a CDS encoding phage major capsid protein, with amino-acid sequence MVQTFNPDTVMLSQSGGQEIRNAGFTAEFLQTLVAQSKTLQLGSPVQMDSRMKRVQSAGELTDAYFVGEGEKIGTAKVGLNDYVLEARKIAVILPVTEEFLSYTWAQYFREVLPAVVDKFNKKIDGAVFLGLHNNPFGANVLASATTAGNVIEGDLDFDNLLDLEATTDAEPTAIVGHRSVKVALRGIADVHGNYAYDRNANTIDGIPFHELKLAAGQVYPAGTVLAGDFRNGLKYGVPNGTDLRIKIADQATLSKVQNTDPDTGDVHLFEQDMQAARFVFEIAVAIPNPDAFAAIEPDPGV; translated from the coding sequence ATGGTACAAACATTTAATCCAGATACAGTCATGCTTTCACAATCAGGGGGACAAGAAATCCGTAACGCTGGTTTCACGGCTGAATTCTTACAAACATTGGTAGCACAATCTAAAACATTACAACTTGGCTCGCCCGTGCAAATGGACTCACGTATGAAACGTGTACAATCTGCCGGAGAACTAACGGACGCTTACTTCGTGGGTGAAGGGGAAAAAATCGGTACGGCTAAAGTAGGCTTGAATGATTACGTTCTCGAAGCACGCAAAATTGCGGTTATCCTACCAGTTACAGAAGAATTCCTATCTTACACTTGGGCGCAATACTTCCGTGAAGTCCTTCCAGCAGTCGTTGACAAATTCAACAAAAAAATTGATGGTGCGGTATTCTTAGGACTACACAATAACCCATTCGGTGCAAACGTTTTGGCGTCTGCTACTACTGCTGGAAACGTCATTGAGGGAGATTTGGACTTTGATAACTTGCTAGACTTGGAAGCAACAACGGACGCAGAACCAACTGCTATTGTCGGACACCGTTCTGTTAAGGTTGCTTTGCGCGGTATTGCTGACGTTCACGGAAACTACGCATATGATCGTAACGCAAACACGATTGATGGCATTCCATTCCACGAATTGAAGTTAGCAGCGGGACAAGTATATCCAGCCGGCACTGTATTGGCGGGGGACTTCCGCAACGGATTGAAATATGGCGTTCCAAACGGTACAGACTTGCGAATCAAGATTGCAGACCAAGCGACGCTATCTAAAGTGCAAAATACTGACCCAGACACTGGCGATGTACACTTGTTCGAGCAAGATATGCAAGCAGCGCGTTTCGTGTTTGAAATTGCGGTAGCTATTCCAAACCCAGATGCATTTGCTGCAATCGAACCAGACCCAGGCGTATAA